One Paenibacillus sp. FSL W8-0186 genomic window carries:
- a CDS encoding cellulase family glycosylhydrolase, with protein MKKRRSSKVILSLAIVVALLAAVVPNAALAAAPPSAMQSYVEAMQPGWNLGNSLDAVGADETAWGNPRITKELIQNIAAQGYKSIRIPVTWDSHIGAAPNYQIEAAYLNRVQEVVQWALDANLYVMINVHHDSWLWISKMESQHDQVLARYNAIWTQIANKFKNSPSKLMFESVNEPRFTDGGTTDEAKQQKMLDELNVSFFNIVRNSGGQNATRPLVLSTLEASPTQERMTALYNTMTKLNDKNLIATVHFYGFWPFSVNIAGYTKFDAETQNDIITTFDNVYNTFVAKGIPVVVGEYGLLGFDKNTGVIEQGEKLKFFEFFAQYVKQKSISTMLWDNGQHFNRTSFKWSDPDLFNMIKASWTGRSSTASSDLIHVKQGTAVKDTSVQLNLNGNTLTSLSVNGTTLKSGTDYTLNGSTLTFKASQLTKLTSSGKLGVNATIVAKFNRGADWKFNVVLYNTPKLSSTTGTTSSFAIPTAFNGDQLATMEAVYVNGGNAGPHNWTSFKEFETTFSPAYSEGKIKLQQAFFNEVNDATVTLKFHFWSGEIVNYTIKKSGLTVTGTAS; from the coding sequence ATGAAAAAACGTAGAAGCAGTAAAGTTATTCTTTCGTTGGCCATCGTTGTTGCATTATTGGCAGCCGTCGTTCCTAATGCCGCTTTAGCAGCGGCTCCACCAAGTGCCATGCAGTCCTATGTTGAAGCGATGCAGCCTGGCTGGAACCTTGGCAATTCTCTGGATGCTGTCGGTGCGGATGAGACGGCATGGGGCAATCCGCGGATCACGAAAGAGCTCATTCAGAACATCGCTGCGCAAGGCTATAAGAGCATACGGATTCCTGTTACCTGGGATTCCCATATCGGCGCGGCCCCAAATTATCAAATTGAAGCCGCGTACCTCAATCGAGTGCAGGAGGTCGTACAGTGGGCTTTGGACGCGAACCTCTATGTGATGATTAATGTCCATCATGATTCCTGGCTATGGATCAGCAAAATGGAGTCGCAGCACGATCAAGTACTGGCCCGTTATAATGCGATTTGGACGCAAATTGCCAACAAGTTCAAGAACAGCCCGAGCAAGCTGATGTTCGAGAGCGTGAATGAGCCTCGCTTTACGGATGGCGGAACTACGGATGAAGCCAAGCAGCAAAAAATGCTGGACGAGCTGAACGTATCCTTTTTCAACATCGTCAGAAATTCCGGCGGCCAGAACGCGACTCGCCCGCTAGTTCTCTCTACGTTGGAGGCCTCTCCCACCCAAGAGAGAATGACGGCGCTTTATAATACGATGACCAAACTGAACGACAAGAATCTGATCGCAACCGTTCATTTTTATGGATTCTGGCCGTTTAGCGTAAATATCGCAGGATATACGAAATTTGATGCGGAGACGCAAAATGATATTATAACGACCTTCGATAACGTGTATAACACATTTGTAGCAAAGGGAATCCCGGTGGTAGTCGGCGAATATGGCCTGCTTGGATTCGATAAGAATACCGGCGTCATTGAACAGGGTGAGAAATTGAAATTTTTCGAGTTTTTTGCCCAGTATGTGAAGCAAAAAAGCATTTCCACTATGCTGTGGGATAACGGACAGCACTTCAACCGCACGAGCTTCAAGTGGTCTGACCCGGATCTATTCAATATGATCAAGGCCAGTTGGACCGGACGTTCATCCACGGCTTCCAGCGACCTGATCCATGTCAAGCAGGGCACGGCGGTAAAAGATACTTCGGTTCAGCTCAATCTTAACGGGAATACGCTAACTTCCCTTTCCGTAAATGGAACGACACTGAAATCAGGCACTGATTACACTTTAAACGGCAGCACATTAACTTTTAAAGCGAGCCAGTTGACCAAGCTGACCTCCTCGGGCAAATTGGGGGTCAACGCGACGATCGTGGCTAAATTCAATAGAGGCGCCGACTGGAAGTTCAACGTAGTCCTGTACAATACGCCTAAGCTTAGCAGTACGACGGGGACTACTTCTTCCTTTGCGATTCCAACGGCTTTCAACGGGGATCAGCTTGCTACGATGGAAGCGGTCTATGTAAACGGCGGCAATGCCGGTCCGCATAACTGGACTTCCTTTAAGGAATTCGAAACGACGTTCAGCCCCGCCTATAGCGAGGGGAAAATCAAACTGCAGCAGGCGTTCTTTAATGAAGTGAACGATGCCACAGTCACGCTCAAGTTCCACTTTTGGAGCGGGGAGATCGTCAACTACACGATTAAAAAGAGCGGTTTGACGGTGACGGGTACGGCTTCATAA
- a CDS encoding RNA polymerase sigma factor: MNDRELFEAFKEQVYRLCYYMLQNRGDAEDVCQEVFVKAILADRSQIRELRPWLLRIAANECNSLLRRRRKGWTKETLAYILSRPQISNPVEESYDHRETRTAFHGLISSLPDKIRIVVILRFANELTVPEISKVIEIPEGTVKSRLNRGLGLLRNKLGPIEKQKKKGEDLEWSNSVNAK, from the coding sequence GTGAATGACCGCGAGCTGTTTGAGGCTTTCAAGGAACAAGTGTATCGTCTCTGCTACTACATGCTGCAAAATCGCGGAGATGCTGAGGATGTTTGCCAGGAGGTTTTCGTGAAAGCGATCCTTGCCGACAGGTCGCAAATTCGCGAGCTCAGGCCATGGCTCCTCAGAATAGCCGCAAACGAGTGCAACAGCCTGCTAAGAAGACGCAGGAAAGGCTGGACCAAAGAAACGCTAGCATATATTCTCTCCCGTCCGCAAATCTCCAATCCCGTCGAAGAGAGCTATGATCACCGGGAAACAAGGACAGCCTTTCATGGGCTGATCAGCAGTCTGCCGGATAAAATCCGAATCGTCGTCATTCTGCGTTTTGCCAATGAGCTGACGGTCCCGGAAATCTCCAAGGTGATCGAGATCCCGGAAGGAACCGTCAAATCCAGACTCAATCGAGGATTGGGATTGCTGCGAAACAAGCTGGGGCCGATTGAAAAGCAAAAGAAAAAAGGAGAGGATTTGGAATGGAGCAATTCCGTGAACGCCAAATAA
- a CDS encoding DUF4179 domain-containing protein, with the protein MEQFRERQIKQYLQEEPRPNYDAMWTVIEQEASKRKLEQTPNSLGRSRKRWISAAVMASCFLIIGVPVFASVALNWDGLSGGKSITAALNQGYGQQYDKQALSEGVTMGLHGVVADDKKMKLLVSMDPDPTGTVFDAIEFEHIKITDASGKSVLLQGYLQYDEQSGKLLGIYEAPNELKGRKQYVLSAENLVFYQYAEVPLKSIPQTGQTILTDTSRYPSLDIESVQRSKGQFIVRYNVKTTEANAEHWDPHLILKTNKGGTDQGVRTILPHEGSGLLIQQEFELSEQEWTEAEFDFSYLREVSRVKGSWQIDFEADGKKAAEVLLSRKLLNNAEFEHITGKALQKLIITPLEIRIAYLEDQSMERMKEGSVWYDTVRLEVDGKEIEGVFYLLGDGPNNYQHVYQFSSPEWYKDWSDASLKLILKDPVVTKRDKSKNWVELHQPNKEKQYVEMKVEDFYVKFTYYMDGKDLVVESESDDPHFKGISQTMLRVAGEDVYPKMAPSGPNSSGTKVERYENLNISETLELNPGFYRYFDSARDIEIPLIETKS; encoded by the coding sequence ATGGAGCAATTCCGTGAACGCCAAATAAAGCAGTATTTGCAGGAAGAACCGCGGCCGAATTACGATGCGATGTGGACGGTGATCGAGCAGGAAGCTAGCAAGCGTAAACTGGAGCAAACGCCGAATAGCTTGGGGAGATCAAGGAAGCGATGGATTTCTGCAGCCGTCATGGCTAGTTGTTTTCTGATCATCGGGGTGCCCGTGTTTGCAAGCGTGGCGCTCAATTGGGACGGTTTAAGCGGCGGGAAAAGCATAACGGCAGCTTTAAACCAGGGGTATGGCCAGCAATATGACAAGCAGGCGCTTAGCGAAGGGGTAACCATGGGACTTCATGGCGTCGTGGCGGACGATAAAAAAATGAAGCTTCTTGTTTCGATGGATCCAGATCCAACTGGTACGGTATTCGATGCTATTGAATTTGAACATATTAAAATTACTGACGCTTCCGGGAAAAGTGTGCTGCTGCAGGGCTATCTCCAATATGATGAACAAAGCGGCAAGCTGCTTGGCATTTATGAAGCGCCGAATGAGCTAAAAGGACGAAAACAATATGTGTTATCTGCTGAGAACCTCGTCTTTTATCAATATGCAGAGGTTCCTCTAAAATCCATCCCTCAGACGGGACAGACAATTCTTACGGACACCAGCCGCTATCCAAGTCTCGACATCGAATCAGTGCAGCGATCGAAGGGACAATTCATTGTCCGCTATAATGTTAAGACTACTGAAGCGAACGCGGAGCACTGGGATCCACATCTGATTCTAAAAACAAACAAGGGAGGAACTGACCAGGGCGTACGGACGATTCTTCCGCATGAAGGTTCTGGATTACTGATCCAGCAGGAGTTTGAGCTTTCTGAGCAGGAATGGACAGAAGCGGAGTTCGATTTCAGCTATCTGCGCGAGGTAAGCCGAGTCAAGGGCAGCTGGCAAATTGATTTTGAAGCGGATGGCAAGAAGGCGGCGGAGGTCCTTTTGTCCCGCAAGCTCCTCAATAACGCTGAGTTTGAGCACATAACGGGAAAAGCCTTGCAGAAGCTGATAATTACACCGCTGGAAATCAGAATCGCCTACCTGGAAGACCAGTCGATGGAACGCATGAAGGAGGGCTCTGTTTGGTATGACACGGTTCGGCTTGAGGTAGACGGCAAAGAGATTGAGGGCGTCTTTTACCTTCTAGGAGATGGGCCGAACAATTATCAGCATGTTTACCAATTCAGTTCCCCGGAGTGGTATAAAGATTGGTCAGATGCTTCGCTTAAATTGATTCTTAAGGATCCGGTCGTTACAAAACGTGATAAATCCAAAAATTGGGTTGAACTTCATCAGCCTAACAAAGAAAAGCAGTATGTGGAGATGAAGGTCGAGGACTTCTATGTAAAATTCACATACTATATGGATGGCAAAGACCTTGTTGTGGAATCGGAATCGGATGATCCGCATTTTAAAGGGATCAGCCAGACGATGCTGCGTGTAGCTGGGGAAGACGTCTACCCTAAAATGGCTCCTTCCGGACCGAACAGTTCGGGCACAAAAGTTGAACGCTACGAAAATCTGAATATATCGGAAACTTTGGAGCTAAATCCGGGATTTTATCGATATTTTGATTCGGCCCGTGACATAGAAATACCATTAATCGAAACGAAATCATGA
- a CDS encoding SDR family oxidoreductase: protein MKLQNQVAIVTGAASGMGKQIALLFAKEGAKVAVSDLNLDGANATVEEITSQDGTAFAIKTNVAVEEDIQNLVDTTVKTYGTVDVLVNNAGIMDNMEPAGDVTDEQWDRIFAVNTTSVMRTTRKVLPVFLEKQKGVIVNVASVGGLQGARAGVAYTASKHAVIGFTKNTGFMYAMQGIRCNAIAPGGVETNIGASMTGINQFGASRQQLGMAINPRTGKAEEIAKIALFLASEDSSFVNGTVVSADAGWTAY from the coding sequence GTGAAGCTTCAGAATCAAGTAGCGATCGTAACCGGGGCAGCATCGGGGATGGGAAAACAAATCGCGTTGCTATTTGCGAAAGAGGGCGCGAAAGTGGCTGTGTCTGATTTGAATTTAGATGGGGCAAACGCTACGGTCGAAGAAATTACTTCACAGGACGGAACTGCTTTTGCGATTAAAACGAATGTTGCTGTGGAAGAGGATATTCAAAATCTGGTCGATACCACGGTCAAAACCTATGGAACGGTCGATGTACTGGTTAATAATGCGGGAATTATGGACAATATGGAGCCCGCAGGCGATGTAACAGACGAGCAGTGGGACCGGATTTTTGCCGTAAACACAACTAGCGTCATGCGCACGACTCGTAAGGTGCTGCCGGTTTTCCTTGAGAAGCAGAAGGGAGTCATCGTCAACGTGGCTTCGGTTGGCGGGCTGCAGGGAGCGCGGGCAGGGGTAGCGTATACGGCCTCCAAGCATGCGGTCATCGGGTTTACCAAAAATACGGGCTTCATGTACGCAATGCAAGGGATTCGCTGCAACGCGATTGCTCCGGGTGGAGTAGAAACAAATATCGGCGCTTCGATGACGGGCATAAACCAATTTGGAGCTTCAAGGCAGCAGCTCGGTATGGCCATTAATCCGCGTACGGGAAAAGCCGAGGAAATTGCCAAGATAGCCTTGTTTCTTGCTTCTGAGGATTCCAGCTTCGTAAACGGGACGGTGGTTTCGGCTGACGCAGGCTGGACAGCTTATTGA
- a CDS encoding sensor histidine kinase — translation MMRFIQSSIRNKLILLLLFSVVVPVATSNIITYVYTKNSLKNQAIDINKKLISEGRENLLNYLDTIENSTFTLYSNATLENILNRGWTDNQSESYIMTAMQLVSRSAEGIHQVYLSVDSNNRSYLLYKDTYTKGFTNHPPILDEQITPYVAYVESTHESHNFELKPVTSADSKMVFTIHRPLYMIPSTERIGIISVDVKLDIVENLVARLFDSKKEELYILDKEGRVVYTSGDSKVGEILTEAWAQNIAMSTETLGSLELKTAEFSGITIFSKLESSMVDWTIVKRVPDVSLYANARQLGLINSWVAIIFLVIALVAIVVVSDRFTKPIKELIRWSNAIQAGKLEETISINRMDEIGSLARRFKSMMQTINDLILRGYKLSLANKTNELKILQSQINPHFMYNSLQSIGALALEYNVPKVYMLLMSMGQIMHYSMNSKETTVPLAKEMEYVNYYLVLQKQRFEDDLHFDMHIDNDTKNITVPKMIVQPIVENYFKHGKHSSAQAGHITIHTYLNEEVLIIVVEDNGGGIPEERLNQLRHELSRIQNSAIDRAEHIGLMNVLNRLRLYHGNQAGLELNNLENGGLKVTILIPLWSNDEEESTKSST, via the coding sequence ATGATGCGTTTTATCCAGTCGAGCATTAGAAATAAATTAATATTGCTGTTATTATTTTCTGTCGTGGTGCCCGTAGCTACCTCTAATATCATTACGTATGTTTATACTAAAAATTCGCTAAAAAATCAGGCCATCGATATTAATAAAAAGTTAATTTCCGAAGGCAGAGAGAATTTATTAAACTATTTGGATACGATTGAAAACTCGACCTTCACACTATATTCTAACGCAACATTGGAGAATATTTTAAATCGGGGCTGGACGGACAATCAAAGTGAATCTTATATTATGACTGCCATGCAGTTGGTATCCCGGTCAGCAGAAGGGATTCATCAGGTTTATTTGAGTGTGGACAGCAATAACCGTTCATATTTACTCTATAAGGATACTTATACAAAAGGATTCACTAATCACCCTCCTATATTGGATGAACAGATTACTCCGTATGTTGCATATGTAGAATCTACGCACGAAAGTCATAATTTTGAGTTGAAGCCAGTTACTTCTGCTGACAGTAAAATGGTCTTTACTATCCATCGGCCTCTTTATATGATTCCATCTACAGAACGGATCGGAATAATCTCCGTAGATGTAAAGCTTGATATTGTTGAGAATTTAGTAGCTAGATTATTTGATAGCAAAAAAGAGGAATTGTATATTTTGGATAAGGAAGGAAGAGTTGTTTACACGTCTGGGGATTCAAAAGTCGGGGAGATTTTGACCGAAGCATGGGCGCAAAATATCGCAATGTCGACCGAAACGTTAGGGAGTCTAGAACTGAAAACTGCCGAGTTTTCAGGAATTACGATATTCTCCAAACTGGAATCATCCATGGTGGATTGGACGATCGTTAAAAGGGTGCCAGACGTTTCTTTATATGCTAACGCTCGTCAATTAGGACTTATCAATTCATGGGTGGCAATTATATTTCTTGTCATAGCTTTAGTGGCCATCGTCGTGGTTTCTGATCGTTTTACAAAACCGATTAAGGAGCTTATTCGTTGGAGCAACGCCATACAGGCTGGTAAGTTGGAGGAGACAATCTCTATTAATCGGATGGATGAGATTGGCAGCTTGGCAAGAAGATTTAAGTCGATGATGCAAACCATCAATGACTTAATCCTTAGGGGATATAAATTGAGTTTAGCCAATAAAACCAATGAGTTGAAAATATTGCAATCACAAATTAATCCTCATTTTATGTATAATTCATTGCAATCGATAGGTGCTCTCGCTTTAGAATATAATGTTCCGAAGGTATATATGTTATTAATGTCGATGGGGCAAATCATGCATTACAGTATGAATTCTAAAGAAACTACAGTGCCCTTAGCGAAGGAAATGGAGTATGTTAACTACTATTTAGTGCTGCAGAAGCAGCGATTTGAAGATGATTTGCATTTTGATATGCATATAGATAATGACACGAAAAATATAACGGTTCCAAAGATGATTGTACAGCCCATTGTGGAGAACTACTTTAAGCATGGGAAGCATAGCTCCGCTCAGGCAGGTCATATTACAATTCATACTTATTTGAATGAAGAGGTTCTTATCATCGTTGTGGAAGATAACGGGGGCGGTATCCCAGAGGAGAGGTTGAACCAGCTACGTCATGAATTATCGCGAATTCAAAATAGTGCAATCGATAGAGCAGAGCATATAGGTCTAATGAATGTATTAAACAGACTGCGGCTATACCATGGTAACCAGGCAGGGCTGGAGTTGAACAACTTAGAAAATGGGGGATTAAAGGTCACTATTCTCATTCCGTTATGGTCGAACGATGAGGAAGAGAGCACAAAATCGTCCACCTAA
- a CDS encoding glycoside hydrolase family 3 N-terminal domain-containing protein, with amino-acid sequence MIDLKGKPFYLNDDGVNWVQDTLAGMSLEEKVGQLFCEIVWDKPGMDIDSLFETIQPGGIMFRPDSGKNIQSSIRYLQQKSKIPMLIAGNLERGGSGGNGGLKDGTYYGSPMQVAATDDEECGYKLGLVACREGAAVGINWTFEPIIDIDINYNNPITNVRTFGSDPDRILKMAKGYMKAAYENEMAVSIKHWPGDGVDFRDQHLLASVNSMSVQEWDDTFGKVYKGMIDAGANTLMASHIKLPAYSRKLNPEIQNKDIMPASLSSELNNKLLREQLGFNGLIVSDATQMAGFTVAMKREDAVPTTIAAGCDMFLFTINHKEDVDYMFKGIERGILSTERLDEAVTRILALKASLKLHEKQASNTLVPDESALSILKCDEHIQWAKECADQAITLVKNTEGLIPISPERCKKVLLCVVTNEPTDDAGFTPEALRFKTRLEEAGFHVDDFNAESMPGGLRGNISIKELGEKYDLVLYYANMRVASNQTSVRITWSDFLGEDAPKYARDIPVIFISTSNPYHLLDVPMVSAYINAYSSNTYVAEALVEKLTGKSEFKGINPVDPFCGLWDTRL; translated from the coding sequence GTGATTGATCTTAAAGGAAAACCATTTTATTTAAACGATGACGGTGTGAATTGGGTACAAGACACACTTGCAGGAATGAGTCTTGAAGAGAAGGTCGGGCAATTGTTTTGTGAAATTGTATGGGACAAGCCTGGAATGGATATCGACAGTTTATTCGAGACGATTCAGCCCGGTGGTATTATGTTCAGACCGGATTCGGGAAAAAACATTCAAAGTTCAATCAGATACTTGCAGCAGAAATCAAAAATACCGATGTTGATTGCAGGTAATTTGGAACGTGGCGGCAGTGGAGGCAATGGCGGGCTTAAGGACGGAACTTATTACGGCTCACCAATGCAGGTGGCGGCGACCGATGATGAGGAATGTGGATATAAGCTAGGGCTCGTAGCTTGTCGAGAGGGCGCTGCTGTCGGGATTAATTGGACGTTCGAACCGATTATTGATATTGATATAAATTATAATAATCCGATTACTAATGTTCGCACATTTGGCTCAGATCCTGACAGGATATTAAAGATGGCTAAGGGATATATGAAAGCTGCTTATGAAAATGAGATGGCCGTATCCATCAAGCATTGGCCAGGAGACGGCGTTGATTTCAGGGATCAGCATCTTCTGGCCAGCGTAAATTCAATGTCCGTTCAGGAATGGGATGACACCTTTGGTAAAGTGTATAAGGGGATGATTGACGCTGGAGCTAATACGCTGATGGCTTCTCATATCAAGCTTCCGGCCTATTCCAGGAAATTAAATCCGGAAATTCAGAATAAAGATATTATGCCGGCATCCCTGTCCAGTGAACTTAATAATAAGCTGTTAAGAGAGCAACTAGGGTTTAACGGACTAATTGTTAGTGATGCTACGCAAATGGCGGGATTCACTGTAGCTATGAAACGTGAAGATGCTGTTCCCACAACGATTGCTGCTGGCTGCGATATGTTTTTATTTACGATCAATCATAAAGAAGATGTTGATTACATGTTTAAAGGGATTGAGAGAGGTATTCTCAGCACAGAAAGATTAGACGAGGCGGTTACTCGCATTCTGGCGCTGAAAGCCTCGCTCAAATTACATGAAAAGCAAGCGAGCAATACACTCGTCCCTGATGAGAGCGCCTTAAGTATATTGAAATGTGACGAGCATATACAATGGGCTAAAGAGTGTGCTGATCAGGCAATAACGTTAGTGAAGAACACAGAGGGATTAATTCCGATATCCCCTGAACGCTGTAAAAAAGTTCTTCTTTGTGTTGTCACTAATGAACCAACGGATGATGCCGGTTTTACACCTGAAGCATTGAGATTTAAAACCAGGCTTGAAGAGGCTGGATTTCATGTCGACGATTTTAATGCAGAAAGCATGCCGGGCGGCTTGAGAGGCAATATTAGCATCAAAGAGCTGGGGGAGAAATATGACCTCGTTCTTTATTATGCCAATATGCGTGTGGCCAGCAACCAAACGAGCGTCAGAATTACATGGTCTGACTTTTTGGGTGAAGACGCTCCAAAATACGCAAGGGATATCCCCGTTATTTTTATCTCTACATCAAACCCGTATCATCTTCTGGACGTGCCTATGGTTTCCGCTTATATCAATGCCTACAGTTCTAACACATATGTAGCCGAGGCTTTGGTAGAAAAGTTAACAGGAAAGTCAGAGTTTAAGGGAATTAACCCGGTAGATCCATTCTGCGGACTTTGGGATACAAGACTATAG
- a CDS encoding YitT family protein, protein MIIKVLSKMVSITFGLMILAMGVVMYLKSGLGVDSFTVFCEGLSKTLGVSIGSALQIFLMLLVLVVFFIDRSRLGIGTIMHALLVGFFIDLLLRLNIPSPQNIIISFIVLLMGILCVGSGLAIYIRAGMGAGAVDAIMMIVYKKLNINLKWAKLGIDSVLAGTGFLMGGSLGIGTVLGVLLTGTIVETILKLLNSAQPSSRGNNALL, encoded by the coding sequence ATGATTATCAAAGTATTATCGAAAATGGTTAGTATAACTTTCGGGCTAATGATATTGGCTATGGGGGTTGTAATGTATCTGAAATCTGGATTGGGAGTAGATTCTTTTACCGTATTTTGCGAAGGATTATCTAAGACTTTGGGCGTCTCAATTGGGAGCGCACTACAGATTTTTCTTATGTTGTTAGTTCTGGTTGTATTTTTTATTGATCGGTCGAGGCTGGGAATCGGTACGATTATGCATGCTCTTTTGGTTGGCTTTTTCATAGATTTATTGCTGCGGCTCAATATTCCTTCCCCGCAGAATATTATAATATCCTTTATTGTGCTTCTAATGGGCATTCTTTGTGTTGGAAGCGGCTTGGCAATATATATAAGGGCGGGGATGGGGGCTGGTGCCGTCGATGCCATAATGATGATCGTGTATAAAAAGCTAAACATTAATTTGAAGTGGGCCAAGCTGGGAATTGACAGTGTGCTTGCTGGGACAGGATTTTTAATGGGGGGAAGCTTGGGAATTGGAACTGTTCTAGGAGTACTATTAACAGGCACAATTGTCGAAACCATTCTTAAACTGCTAAATTCGGCCCAACCAAGCTCCCGGGGGAATAATGCACTTTTGTAA
- the pgmB gene encoding beta-phosphoglucomutase, which yields MSIFKAAIFDLDGVLVDTAKYHYFAWKRLADTLNITFTEEDNERLKGVNRMKCLDIILEIGGVSLGAEVKLELAEKKNNWYREYIHNMDKSGLLAGAEEYIHKLKSQGVLTAIGSASKNAKAILTRTGIIEAFDVIVDGNMVQNAKPDPEVFVKCANLLNITSDKCVVFEDSQAGIAAAKAAGMKTVGIGSEEILCEADFIFTNMLEVELPLF from the coding sequence ATGTCGATATTTAAAGCAGCAATTTTTGATTTAGACGGAGTCTTGGTCGATACGGCCAAGTATCATTATTTTGCATGGAAACGTTTGGCTGATACGCTCAACATTACATTTACTGAAGAAGACAACGAACGATTAAAGGGCGTAAACCGAATGAAGTGCCTGGATATTATTCTGGAAATTGGGGGCGTGTCTCTAGGTGCAGAAGTGAAGCTTGAACTGGCAGAGAAAAAGAATAACTGGTACAGAGAGTATATTCATAACATGGATAAATCGGGCTTGCTGGCGGGAGCAGAGGAATATATTCATAAATTGAAGTCCCAAGGAGTACTAACCGCGATAGGCTCGGCCAGTAAAAATGCGAAAGCCATTCTAACCCGGACAGGGATTATTGAGGCTTTTGATGTAATTGTTGATGGGAATATGGTGCAAAATGCCAAACCTGATCCAGAAGTGTTTGTGAAGTGCGCGAATTTACTAAATATTACGTCGGATAAGTGTGTAGTATTTGAAGATTCACAGGCTGGGATTGCGGCAGCTAAGGCAGCAGGGATGAAAACAGTTGGCATAGGTAGTGAGGAAATATTATGCGAAGCTGATTTTATATTTACCAATATGTTGGAGGTAGAGCTCCCGCTATTTTAA